The following are encoded in a window of Panicum virgatum strain AP13 chromosome 5N, P.virgatum_v5, whole genome shotgun sequence genomic DNA:
- the LOC120675656 gene encoding transcription factor MYB3R-1-like, translating into MASDKAKVAKKGGEDPGLPPASREGENSHEPQRQRSLNGRTTGPTRRSTKGNWTPEEDAILSRAVQTYQGKNWKKIAECFPDRTDVQCLHRWQKVLNPELVKGPWSKEEDEIIVQMVNKYGPKKWSTIAQALPGRIGKQCRERWHNHLNPAINKEAWTQEEEITLIHAHRMYGNKWAELTKFLPGRTDNAIKNHWNSSVKKKVDSYISSGLLSQVPCLPVIECPAQCNSLSAMNLQNIGDSGCNAHNTNVALSCELQVNVDDNKGEAHDSHSSMCQGACYTSVEAVGSALPDGHHHLSSSFSQRMDLQMDVNEGSGNSVFADDQTLCSTSNQEKSMVPYGVAEEMPVSVLSTVSDAEQKLHLNSDADSLKSELWRDVSLQTLISGDTIDGDSSSGLNQLPDTSEMDTNLLAQPYPLHSSNPSSVMETVYEQNSLPTVSPSFICLDSLSDAPKNRSEPVEMPDSEADMITCSNSSFCDVEQSAKPGSSDDRPGAFTISESITNCRSQQSTDAEEPVASTAKEQLPKDMDIVPDEKKGGGALFYEPPRFPGLDVPFISCDLVTSADMQEFSPLGIRQWMRSTMNVPTPLRLWGSPTHDESPGVLKSAAESFPCTPSIMKKRQRGLLSPTPDKRIEKKSGIAKEMTDISYMIAATCSMNATKDEATSPESVACAEQHSSFKHLDEKLEFSDGNRENFNGAPEQVRDAQNGGNKQGGQKCSSLNVANPNTDLPDNLQPVGILVEHNCNDIIAADPESLSSCKEAVSSKPKPAALVVEKSSPCINADYEYVNLLADTPGVKRGLESPSAWKSPWYIDMHMHFQGFVSPADRTYDALGLVKQISKRSAAAAVEACEVLASGSRISDKENKENRDDKEPGTRQSQTKIMAEARVLDFDEYSTPAKAADKRLGSCLGKSVSSPILSSPNMRCFR; encoded by the exons ATGGCAAGTGACAAAGCAAAAGTTGCAAAGAAGGGTGGAGAGGATCCTGGACTTCCGCCAGCTTCTCGCGAAGGGGAAAACAGCCATGAGCCACAGAGGCAACGGTCACTCAACGG GAGGACCACTGGTCCGACTCGGCGTTCCACCAAAGGAAATTGGACACCTGAAGAG GATGCTATATTGTCCCGTGCAGTTCAGACATACCAAGGAAAAAACTGGAAAAAAATAG CGGAATGTTTTCCAGACAGAACCGATGTACAATGTTTGCACAGGTGGCAAAAGGTTCTAAATCCTGAATTGGTCAAAGGGCCATGGTCGAAAGAA GAAGATGAAATCATAGTTCAGATGGTAAACAAATATGGGCCAAAGAAATGGTCGACCATTGCTCAAGCTTTGCCTGGGCGCATAGGAAAGCAATGCCGGGAACG GTGGCACAATCATCTTAACCCAGCCATAAACAAGGAGGCATGGACGCAGGAGGAGGAGATTACTCTTATTCACGCTCATCGAATGTATGGAAATAAATGGGCTGAATTGACGAAGTTTTTACCTGGAAG GACGGATAATGCGATAAAAAATCACTGGAACAGTTCAGTGAAGAAAAAAGTTGATTCGTACATATCTTCTGGCTTGCTTTCACAAGTCCCGTGCCTCCCTGTGATTGAATGCCCTGCACAATGCAACTCTTTATCTGCTATGAACCTGCAGAACATTGGAGATAGTGGTTGCAATGCTCATAACACTAATGTAGCCTTGAGCTGTGAATTACAAGTAAATGTAGATGACAACAAGGGAGAAGCACACGACTCTCACTCTTCCATGTGTCAAGGGGCATGCTATACTTCCGTAGAGGCTGTAGGATCTGCTTTGCCTGATGGGCATCACCATCTTTCTTCGTCATTTTCTCAAAGAATGGACCTGCAGATGGATGTAAATGAAGGGTCAGGTAATTCTGTGTTTGCAGATGACCAAACTCTTTGTAGCACATCAAATCAAGAAAAGTCCATGGTACCATATGGTGTTGCGGAGGAAATGCCTGTTTCTGTGCTATCAACTGTTTCTGATGCTGAGCAGAAACTACATTTAAACTCTGATGCTGATAGTCTGAAATCTGAACTTTGGAGAGATGTGTCCTTGCAAACATTAATTTCAGGAGACACAATTGATGGTGATTCTTCTTCAGGACTAAATCAACTGCCAGATACTTCTGAAATGGACACCAACCTTTTGGCACAGCCGTACCCATTACACTCATCAAATCCGTCCAGTGTGATGGAAACTGTGTACGAACAAAATTCACTGCCGACAGTATCTCCCTCTTTTATATGTTTAGATAGTTTATCTGATGCACCCAAAAATAGATCTGAGCCAGTAGAAATGCCAGATTCTGAAGCAGATATGATCACATGCTCCAACAGTTCTTTTTGTGATGTTGAGCAATCTGCTAAACCTGGGAGCAGCGATGACAGACCTGGGGCTTTCACAATATCTGAGAGCATTACAAACTGCAGGAGCCAACAGTCGACAGATGCCGAAGAACCTGTGGCCAGTACAGCGAAAGAACAGTTACCGAAAGACATGGATATTGTGCCAGATGAAAAGAAGGGTGGGGGAGCCCTATTTTATGAACCTCCTCGGTTCCCAGGTTTGGATGTCCCATTTATCAGTTGCGATCTTGTAACTTCTGCTGATATGCAAGAATTTAGTCCCCTTGGGATTCGGCAGTGGATGAGGTCAACCATGAATGTCCCCACTCCTTTAAGATTATGGGGATCCCCAACACATGATGAAAGCCCAGGTGTGCTAAAGAGTGCTGCCGAAAGCTTCCCATGCACACCATCAATAATGAAGAAAAGACAGAGAGGTCTATTATCTCCTACTCCAGATAAAAGAATTGAGAAGAAATCTGGGATAGCAAAGGAGATGACAGACATCTCCTACATGATCGCAGCCACATGTTCCATGAATGCAACCAAAGATGAAGCAACTTCTCCTGAATCAGTTGCGTGTGCTGAACAACATTCTTCTTTTAAACATCTAGATGAGAAACTTGAGTTCTCTGATGGTAACAGGGAAAATTTCAATGGAGCACCTGAACAGGTCAGAGATGCACAAAATGGAGGAAACAAACAAGGAGGGCAAAAATGTTCCTCATTAAATGTCGCCAATCCTAACACTGATCTGCCAGACAATTTA CAACCTGTCGGTATTCTTGTTGAGCACAACTGCAATGACATCATTGCTGCTGATCCTGAATCTTTGTCATCCTGCAAGGAAGCAGTTAGTTCAAAACCAAAGCCTGCAGCACTAGTTGTTGAGAAATCATCACCATGCATCAATGCGGATTATGAATATGTGAACTT ATTGGCTGATACCCCAGGTGTGAAAAGAGGACTGGAATCTCCTTCTGCATGGAAGTCTCCTTGGTATATAGatatgcacatgcactttcAG GGTTTTGTCAGTCCAGCAGACAGAACTTATGATGCATTAGGATTAGTGAAACAGATAAGTAAGCgaagtgctgctgctgcagtggaggcctgTGAGGTGCTAGCAAGCGGCAGCAGAATCTCTGACAAAGAAAACAAGGAGAATAGAGATGACAAGGAGCCAGGGACAAGACAATCACAGACCAAAATCATG GCCGAGGCACGAGTCCTGGATTTTGACGAATATTCCACACCTGCAAAGGCAGCAGATAAGAGACTTGGCAGCTGTCTCGGAAAATCCGTTAGCTCACCGATTCTTTCCTCCCCAAACATGAGATGTTTTCGATAG
- the LOC120676301 gene encoding eukaryotic translation initiation factor 3 subunit L-like produces MAAAYDREDGLAPAPPPHAADAYDPNYVPDSVKTFVVHLYRHIRDKNVYEIHQMYEGGFQRLSDRLFRDAPWPSAEAVAPYCDGDHVFLLLYRELWYRHAHARLSPLTAAHRAESWANYCDLFSVVLHGVVNMQLPNQWLWDMVDEFVYQFQSFCQYRAKLKNKTEDELHQLKQFDKAWNVYGVLNYLQALVEKSMITQILEREKEGLEQFTATDGYDYEGGSNVLKVLGYYSMIGLLRIHCLLGDYHTGLKCLAPIDLNQQGVYTIVIGSHISTIYHYGFANLMMRRYVDATREFNKILLYILKYKQYHQKSPQYDQILKKNEQMYALLAICLSLCPQNKLIDENVSTQLKEKYNDKMTKMQRYDDEAYAAYDELFSYACPKFITPSPPVLDQPLTNYNQDAYRLQLKLFLYEVKQQQLLSGIRSYLKLYSTITIGKLAQYMEVDEATLRSILMTYKHKMHAVDSDGKIVSSADFDFYIVEDVIHVVESKPTKSHGDYFFRQILKFEEMIGELEKVQFD; encoded by the exons ATGGCGGCCGCCTACGACCGGGAGGACGGCctggcgccggcgcccccgccgcacGCGGCCGACGCCTACGACCCCAACTACGTCCCGGACTCCGTCAAGACCTTCGTCGTGCACCTCTACCGCCACATCCGCGACAAGAACGTCTACGAGATCCACCAGATGTACGAGGGCGGCttccagcgcctctccgaccgCCTCTTCCGCGACGCGCCCTGGCCCTCGGCCGAGGCCGTCGCCCCCTACTGCGACGGCGACcacgtcttcctcctcctctacaGGGAGCTCTGGTACCGCCACGCCCACGCGCGCCTCTCCCCGCTCACAGCCGCCCACCGCGCCGAGTCCTGGGCCAACTACTGCGACCTCTTCAGCGTCGTGCTCCACGGCGTCGTCAACATGCAGCTGCCCAACCAGTGGCTCTGGGACATGGTCGACGAGTTCGTCTACCAGTTCCAGAGCTTCTGCCAGTACCGCGCCAAGCTCAAGAACAAGACGGAGGACGAGCTGCACCAGCTCAAGCAGTTCGACAAG GCGTGGAATGTCTATGGTGTCCTCAACTACCTCCAGGCGCTGGTCGAGAAGTCCATGATCACGCAGATCCTCGAGAGGGAGAAGGAGGGCCTCGAGCAGTTCACTGCCACCGATGGCTATGACTACGAGGGAGGGAGCAATGTGCTCAAGGTGCTCGGCTACTACAGCATGATTGGCCTGCTCAGGATACACTGCCTCCTCGGGGATTACCACACTGGCCTCAAGTGCCTCGCACCCATTGACCTCAACCAGCAAGGGGTCTACACCATTGTCATTGGGAGCCACATCTCCACCATATATCACTATGGGTTCGCGAACCTTATGATGCGCAG GTATGTTGATGCCACACGTGAATTCAACAAAATTCTGCTATATATCCTCAAGTACAAGCAGTACCACCAGAAGTCTCCTCAGTATGATCAGATACTAAAGAAAAACGAGCAGATGTATGCATTGTTGGCAATTTGCCTGTCTTTGTGCCCACAGAACAAGCTTATAGATGAAAATGTTAGCACCCAGCTGAAAGAAAAGTATAATGACAAGATGACAAAGATGCAGAGGTATGATGATGAAGCATATGCTGCCTATGATGAACTATTCTCGTATGCTTGCCCCAAGTTCATTACTCCATCACCACCAGTTCTGGATCAGCCTCTTACAAACTATAACCAG GATGCATATCGTCTTCAGTTGAAGCTATTCCTCTATGAAGTAAAGCAGCAGCAGTTGCTTTCTGGGATAAGGAGTTATCTGAAACTATATTCAACAATAACCATTGGTAAACTTGCCCAATACATGGAAGTGGATGAGGCAACACTAAG GTCAATCCTGAtgacatacaagcacaaaatgcATGCAGTTGACAGCGATGGAAAGATAGTATCCAGTGCAGACTTTGATTTCTATATTGTTGAG GATGTTATTCATGTTGTGGAGTCCAAACCTACAAAGAGTCACGGTGATTACTTTTTTAGACAAATTTTGAAG TTTGAGGAAATGATTGGTGAACTGGAGAAAGTACAGTTTGACTGA
- the LOC120676300 gene encoding TOM1-like protein 9 translates to MAGSMVDRATSDMLIGPDWAKNMEICDICNRDPGQSKDVVKALKKRIGHKNPKVQLLALTLLETVIKNCGDILHMHVAERDILHEMVKIVKKKSDPRVKEKVLVLIDTWQEAFGGPRARYPQYYAAYHELVRAGAEFPKRSEKPAPLFNGQSQAARNMRSPDQQDEAESSAANDFPALSMSEIQNARGIMDVLAEMLNALDPGNREGLRQEVIVELVDQCRTYKQRVVQLVNTSTDEELMSQGLALNDDLQRVLAKHDAIAAGIAVRVEKKPKSLQALVDTEDSANQDANKDKEKEKGLIDIEEPTNQDSKNEPNQSTSDQSPFEQLALPAPPVSNGTATSAPKSDLGIDLLSWDDTPTTAENPLALVPVTDPLADSTPSNQNALAIVDAFSQNNTANSNTHPADPFGLSSSSTIPGSQPYNTPVQHPLQSQQPQQAAPLYPNGGAVNAGTSYDQAPQFNNMSSGWNGHVASPLAPPPQQAQSYDDQSGSLPPPPWEAQSAASNELPNGQLGGGMQPIPALPAGQISSMQQPQQPQINHMGVPQTQPMYSQQGASLPQAMQPGQAAVAQMQPGFGNQQFGLLPPASMPGMQFPGMQPPQMYGGSQAAMMYPQQMPGAQYGAMPQQQPMYGGRLAGYMQHPAVAAAHYYNQGTPGMYGYPGANDLSQRMYGLSVQDNSYLGMSSSYQTASSPAPSTGQPMRPTKPEDKLFGDLLSIAKTKKAS, encoded by the exons ATGGCGGGCTCCATGGTGGACCGGGCCACCAGCGACATGCTCATCGGCCCGGACTGGGCCAAGAACATGGAGATCTGCGACATCTGCAACCGCGACCCCGG ACAATCAAAAGATGTTGTGAAGGCGCTAAAAAAACGAATTGGGCACAAAAATCCGAAAGTCCAACTCCTTGCACTGACC CTGTTGGAAACTGTTATCAAGAACTGTGGTGATATACTCCACATGCATGTTGCAGAGAGAGATATATTGCATGAGATGGTGAAGATAGTGAAGAAGAAG TCTGATCCTCGTGTCAAAGAGAAGGTATTGGTGCTAATAGATACATGGCAGGAAGCTTTTGGGGGGCCACGTGCAAGATATCCGCAATACTATGCGGCGTACCATGAGTTGGTG CGAGCTGGAGCTGAATTTCCCAAGAGATCCGAGAAACCTGCACCATTGTTTAACGGTCAGTCTCAAGCAGCAAGGAATATGCGTAGTCCGGATCAACAAGATGAAGCTGAATCTTCTGCTGCCAATGATTTTCCTGCTTTGAG CATGTCAGAGATTCAGAATGCTCGTGGTATCATGGATGTGCTAGCAGAGATGCTGAATGCTTTAGACCCAGGAAACAGAGAG GGACTAAGGCAGGAGGTAATTGTGGAGCTTGTGGATCAATGTCGCACTTACAAGCAGAGAGTGGTGCAGCTAGTTAATACTTCCAC GGATGAGGAACTTATGTCGCAGGGGCTTGCACTGAATGATGATTTGCAGCGTGTTCTTGCGAAGCATGATGCAATAGCGGCAGGCATTGCAGTCCGAGTGGAGAAAAAACCAAAGTCTCTGCAAGCACTTGTTGATACTGAGGACTCTGCCAACCAGGACGCTAACaaagacaaagagaaagaaaaaggactcATAGATATTGAGGAACCCACAAACCAAGATTCTAAAAATGAGCCAAATCAAAG TACAAGTGACCAATCTCCTTTTGAGCAATTAGCACTTCCAGCGCCACCAGTTTCAAATGGCACAGCAACCTCTGCACCAAAATCTGATcttggcattgatcttctcagCTGGGACGATACCCCTACTACAGCAGAAAATCCGCTTGCGCTTGTTCCAGTCACTGATCCTCTTGCTGACTCTACTCCATCAAATCAAAATGCGCTAGCAATCGTCGATGCGTTTTCACAAAATAACACTGCTAACAGCAACACTCATCCAGCTGATCCCTTTGGTCTCAGTTCAAGCTCCACTATTCCGGGATCACAGCCATACAATACTCCAGTACAGCATCCTTTACAGTCACAACAGCCTCAGCAGGCGGCGCCGCTGTATCCAAACGGGGGTGCTGTGAATGCTGGGACATCATACGACCAGGCACCCCAGTTTAATAACATGAGTTCTGGTTGGAATGGTCATGTTGCCAGTCCTTTGGCGCCCCCACCACAGCAAGCACAGAGCTATG ATGATCAAAGTGGATCCCTTCCACCACCTCCTTGGGAAGCTCAGTCAGCAGCAAGCAATGAATTGCCAAATGGCCAATTGGGCGGAGGTATGCAACCTATCCCTGCTCTGCCAGCAGGCCAGATCAGCAGCATGCAGCAGCCACAGCAACCACAGATCAACCACATGGGAGTCCCGCAAACCCAGCCAATGTACAGCCAACAAGGAGCCTCGTTGCCTCAAGCGATGCAACCTGGCCAAGCTGCCGTAGCACAGATGCAGCCAGGCTTCGGGAACCAGCAATTTGGTTTGCTACCTCCAGCGTCCATGCCAGGCATGCAATTCCCCGGCATGCAACCTCCACAAATGTATGGCGGATCGCAGGCAGCCATGATGTACCCACAACAGATGCCAGGGGCACAGTACGGAGCAATGCCTCAACAGCAACCCATGTATGGTGGCCGGTTGGCGGGGTACATGCAGCATCCCGCGGTGGCTGCTGCACACTACTACAACCAGGGAACGCCGGGAATGTATGGGTACCCTGGTGCGAACGACCTGTCTCAGAGGATGTATGGCCTCTCAGTGCAGGACAACTCGTACCTGGGAATGAGCTCGTCCTACCAGACGGCATCCTCCCCTGCACCCTCCACGGGGCAACCTATGCGGCCGACAAAGCCTGAAGACAAGCTTTTTGGTGACCTACTTAGCATTGCCAAGACGAAGAAAGCTTCATGA